A window of Glycine soja cultivar W05 chromosome 2, ASM419377v2, whole genome shotgun sequence genomic DNA:
TGACATTAGGAGAAATTGCTGATATATGTGGTCCATGCATGCATGCAGCTGCAATTGCGGTCGCAGTGCATTTGCAGAGAGCCTTAAAAGATATTGAGTCCAAAATTTTGGTGGCGAACCCTTTTTTGGAACCTGTTCTAGggccaaaacatattttaaattgtcaGTACTATAGCGAATCCAGAATCCATTGCATCGCACATTAAACATGGGTGCTGTAAATTGAATATCTGCCAAAGTTTGTTATATGTTCCTGTCCGATCCATTCAATGTCTGTTATTCCTCCATCATTTTCAAACTGTATCATTCGGTCCCAATgtatataatttcaaatttttattgtcaCCAAATTCAAGCAGCAGACCGGACAGAATTGTATGATTTGTCTGAATTGAATAATTTGTGGCAGTAAATACACGATTCGCTGGGACATCTAATATGACAGTTAAGATCGGGTCCAACTCACACTTAAGCAGCCTACCAACAACACATAGAATAATTGATGGGAACTTGTTACGAAACCAGAAACCCTAGGATGGACCCTTGCTAGTGTGATTCAATCAACTTGGGATAGCTGATCCTGGGAATATGAAATTTGTACCCTCAGTCTCATGTAGTGTCTGCCaatcacatttaattaaaaaaatgtgagttAAGCATCCTTGGTAAGTCATgacttatgaaaattaaatgaacTAATAAAgagaacaaattaaataatcttgtctaaaaattcattttttttttacttttagatAAGTCAAgtacaatataaaatattaaaaaataatgtctcTTGCCTTTTAGTGAGACTTGTTACATTAGAAAATTCATAGAaagttagtttttaaaaaatatataccattAGTTTAGATCTTTTGTTAAGTTacttatatttcaatttattagTTTCTTTGAGTGAGTGTTTTCAATgttctaatattttatattttagacattaattatatcatattatCCGTATCAGAATGTTTTATGAtcataacaatatatttttcactttatttttagttttacgAAAAAATGTGAGAAATGATTCAAATCATACATGAGATATATAATGATTCAGTAACATCTTAAACTCAGAAGTCAAAGTTTTGCAGTTGATAGCAGGAAGAAATTTTATGTTTGGTGGTAGGTCTCTGATTTCTTAAAGCTCCTTGCATTCATTAACCCTATGTTTGGAATGAAGAGAATGAAGGAAGAagagtggaaagaaaaacaaattgaatTGGAAGGAAagtgaaatgaaagaaaattttaaatttttgttttcataaattaacttttctttctttttttcttttcaatttctcttgatccaaacaaaaaatatatattattatttgtgttttttttgtctttaatttgTTTCCTTCCTATCAAATATACCACAAGAAAGTCTTTCCAAAGAGAGACAAGCACTGATGGATGATGGAAAAATTGTGATATTGCTGTAATTAAGGGATAAATATGTCACGTAGAAGTGTAGCAAGATATTTATCTGTCAGAAAACAATAGCTAAAACTAGCCTCCCTAACAACTTGAAGACATAGTTTCTTGACCTTGAGCTTCCCCATTCTGTACTTGTGCAAGCCGCATACAATAGTTAGCTTCCAAGTAACCAAGGTTTGGCAGCATAAAAACACTACTCAGTAGTTCAAATAGCCCATTGCACCTATATTCACAGTAAGGATTGTGAGCCAACAagatttccaaattgaaaagggCAAGCCACTATAAACCAAATCAAGGTATCTTAACTTTTCCATCTTCCCTAAAATTTCTGGAAAACTCACGAGGCTTCTGCAATTCCTAAGGTACATGGTTTTAAGAGAAGTTAAGTTCATGCCACGAGGAAGAACACTAAGACTAGTACAATAATTaagattcaaattcaaacattCAAGTTTGTCAAGGAATCCAACAGAATCATGAACTTCAACTAAATTTTTGCAGTTATCAAGATGCTAGTTCTTCAAATTTGGTGCTCCAGACAAGTCAGGCACTTCTTTTAGTAATTCACAACCACTTAACTTCATTTCCATCGAAGACTTCTTGAAATTCTGCAAAATGCAAAAGATGTATGACTTGGTAACTAATTTAAGAAGTTTCAAATGGACTTATTCAAGACCAAATAAACATCAAGATAGGTGGTTAGCTACTGTAATACCATCATGATCAGTGGATTCTTGAGTGTAAAGAATCTTATAGAGAAGTCCAATATGACATGCTTTTTAGAATCAAAATGAGCAGGCAGCGATGACTCAAGATATCCACACCATTTTAGGACTCTAAAACTTTCTGGGAGAGGACTAGGTGCTCTAGAAAAGAGAACATTTATTACAATGagtattttaagattttttatttggaaaaaatttaaattccacATCGGTCGGTTAAAGATAAAGTCATTTaagagtatataagtgagggaTAACCTTTATTCCTTGAATTGTTTTtagaattgaattaaaaatcttATCTTATTGTGTTCAGAGCCCCTTTGAGCGTGATTCACACTATTTCACTTTCatctattaaataataaattactaatattattattacctTTAATATTAGCATCAATTCTTACATGATTCACACTATTTCACTTTCatctattaaataataaattattaatattattattacctTTAATATTAGCATCAATTCATGCACAGATATTATAAAACAACACTTTTAAtagttttaactaaaaataaattttatcaacaTTTCTATTGAATAATATGATATTATGgtaataaacatatatataaaataatcatttagatatttaaaaatatgaaacttaatagaaatgatataatatatcatcaattattttttagttatatgaCATTGAAGCTTGAAAATGAGTTGGATCCGTTGAGTCGATCCCTTGGTTAGACTAGACCCAAAAAACAGGTGGCCTAAAAGTTATTGACCTGGATCAATGGACCCAACGAGCTAAGTCAATCTCAAGAGTAATAAGTACAGATTTAGTTGAATCTATTCTGatccaatatttttttcaaatttatataaatttagacaaaaataaaataaaatgatccaCTTTGGTTGTCGTGATGAGTTACTGGGTCAGATCAAGCCACAAACAATATAGTCCATAAAGAATTTAGGCTCAGTCACTTTTTCTCGCTTGGTCCAATCAGCTTAATCATGTCAGGTAGCTTGCTATTGATGATTTATAAGAAAATGTgatatatttaaagttataatGACTTCAAATTTAATagttgaattaatattttttggaaaGGATTGAATTAAATCTATGTAACTCCTACCAATTATTACATTATGAGTAACTTTGTAAAAGATATGAATTCTATCAACATCActgttgaattataattttatattaacttaattatttgtgtcaattttaatcaaaattaatcatttgagtTTTAAGTTGACTAAATTGTCTAACCAATGAACAAAAGATATTGTTATTGGCATCCCTTGTATCTCTCAGTTTACAATcctacttgaaaaaaaaaacataaattatgaATACTAGGTACTCCTTTGATCTTAAacataagaagaaaagaaacatttttcttGGTCTCAAACATAAGAAAATTTCAACTAACTATACCTCATTTAATGCTACTATTTCTAATATATccttcatttaattaaaattttagttcaatgattcttttttatttttaacaccaAAATTTAATGAAgggtaagttaaaaaaaatagttttaaattaagattggtgaaattaaatgtgattaaactaactttcttaattagcatgaatcaattttttttagaaaaatgctAACCTATATCCTTGAGACATTggttaagaaacaaaaaaaaaaaaaatcatacgatAGCCTACAAAAATTATGAACAACACAATTTTGTGTgtcctagattttttttttcttcttttagtttCTCAACTAATGCCCTAAAAAAAAccctttttcttatatttgagagtAGAGGGCATATCATAACCCCTCCCCTCGCATCATCCccttactatttttaaaaaaaataaaaccccCACCCATAAGATGCacctatttcaaaaaaaaaaaaaaacctctcaTTTCATATATACTTAACTAATACTtatctttcttttatctttttcttcctatcaaatttatAACCTATAAAACctatatttcttattattttattatctctGTTATTAGGTGCCTAATAACATATTGATTGTCTAAGTAGTAATTAATTTTCCAATGAAAAAGGCCAAGCGCGGCAACATAAAGAGACACAACATGTTACACATTTTATAATCGGATCAAACTCAGCTTAATTCACCAATTATTAGTTAATGACAACCTTTAAATGGCTTCACTGGAGTATAGTAGTTATCACTAgccgtatatatatatatatatataataaaacaaaagttgCCGTTCCATTGAACCAAGGCCCAATATTGATAGGCTAGGTGACACCGCCACTAAGCACAGACACACCAAATTAAAGATTACCATTTTATGACAATTACTCACCGAACCATGCTGCTTGCCTTCTAAGCACAGACTCCCGACATAGTTATATGGCAATTAAATAATCTTAAAGCATCACTGATAAACACCAGAATAGATAACTGTCATTTTCAATGCGAGTTATAGTTCCAAAATAGATCTTCCTTGTTCCTTTGTGTACCTAAAATTGCAAATAATATATtcgagaaacaaaagaaaaggcaACTACAAAGGTAATTTGGAAAAATTAAACAGCAAAGCTAAAGTTAACTGACTCCATTGCAAGTTAAACAGAAAAGattatttatcatcttttttatctgtcttttaacattttttttataagatagtATGGAGTTTCTTATgttatctttttcatttctgcTTCAAAATAACTTCAtatgcataaattaattaaaaattaggtgaaaaataagaatgtaattgacaaaaaaataattaatgttatcttaaatttaaaaaacatataaacaacaatattatttttcaaaatctgaaaataaaaaaaataaccaagggTTGATCTAAAAAAAAGGAGTAAAAGAAATTGACAATTAATGAAAATCACGTGTTATCGAAAATGTAGAGTATTCATACCACACGAATTATACTACTCAtttcaaatcaaaattattggTGTTTAAGATTAATGCGCAAttgcctaaaaaaaataatgcgcAAAGTTTACGAAGTTCTCATAATTTAGCCTAAATTATCGTCATTTAATGTCTATGATGAAATAATTATGAAGTATATCATAATTATCTAAATCATGTTAAATAGGGATATacgtagaaaaaataattaaagcttAAAATCTGTGACACatcaatagtttttaaaaaaaaactaaaacatcaATAATTTTGATGCAAAGGAAGTAATGagcaattttcaaaattaaattaatgatccCTAATTAATCCCAATGCCCTTGCAATTAATGGATTTTCTCCTCCCCTGAAAGAAAACACTAGCTTAGGACCACATTCGTTTGGATGAATCCTGGGTATCCTCACCTGAGAGCTGAATTAATTATACGAAATACTAAAATCTATATAAAGGATTTCCTTTCATTctacatataataaatttaagaatcaaattctttaagcagaaataatgttatatttatcaattatcaCACCATATTGGTACCTAACATCACTTATCCCTATTAGAAATCCAACCAAGTATGGACAAGTCACAAGAAAAATTGATAAGAACGTAAAGATGAAATTTTAGAGTTTAGCATCATGCATTGCTATGCACAAAACCCATGAAATGCATTATCTCCAACCGGATAATTCCGTGATAGCCCATAGATTGCATTCCAAGATTGACGAAACTAGTGTTTCGGACAAACAAAGTATGGGCATTTTTACTACCAAAAGTAAATGAATATCTTAAATACACAAAACTACTTAAATTGCACCTGTCCTTATCAAGAGATAAACGTGACAGCAATAAGAGCCATCATCAGAAGAGGGTGAAACATTTATGaaatgacattaattaatttcagaggttatcaacaaaaacaaactgTCATAGCATATGGAATTAACAgtaacaactaaaaaaaaaaacaacaaaagattCCTCTTCAGCCTAAGCTGAAATATtaaccccaaaaaaaaaaaattatcgaaatattaataaacaaaaactaTCACAAACTAGTATCcaatttttgaattttctacTTGCTCCATTCCCAATTCTAAGTTTCTCAACGGATCAAGATTAGGACAATTAACGATGATCCATAATCAGAAACAtgaaaatagacaaaaaaaaaaaaaaaaactaccttAATTAACTTCAGTGAGTGTCATCGTTGGTGCTGTTTGTGTTGTAaggatgattattattattattactatgagTACCAGTGCCATTGATTTTTTCACCTGGTTCCAACGATTTGTTCCTGGCAGaagtgttcttgttgttgtgcATCCACACCTTGAAGACCCCTCTTGAAACGCCAATCTCGTTGCAGAAATCTTGCACCAATCCTTCTTCTGCTTTCTGCATTCTCCAACCCAATTTCTCGGCGAAATTGTacattttttgtttctgttcATGGCTGAACTTGGTCCTATGCCTCTTCTTTCCACTCGTGTTTCCTTGGGTGGAGTGGGAAGAagagttaaaattaaaactcatgTGATGATGGTGATTTTCATTTCCAAGGCCCAAAAGCCCGTGGGCCGGTATTGGACCTTGGAAATGGTGGGAGGAAGGTGGGAAATGATGCGAGATTGGCGGGGGGCTTGGGCTCGACATCGGGCTTGGAGTTGGGCTCAGGCCCGGCCCGTGACGAGACAGCGGCGGAGAGTGGTAGAAGCTTATGAAATTGGGCCTGGAGTTGGAGCGGTGATGATTTTCCTGTGTGTCGCGGCGGCGGTGGAAGTTACGGTGGCATCCGCACGCGGCGCACGTTAGCGAGCGCGGTTCATTGGGGTTGGATGAAGAAGAGGGCATGAATTCACCGCACCCATCAAGCGCGTGACCACCTATGCTGGCTGCATGGTTTTTGAGGCACTCTTTGTAGAAAACCGTCGTGGAGGGTGGCTGTTGCGGCGGTGACACGGTGGttgggtggtggtggtggtgcttgAGGGAACCGTTTGTGGTGGTGTTGGGTTGTGGAGGGGTTTGAGAATTTGTGTCCTTGGTTAGGTCCATGTATGTGAGTTTGTGTAAAGAAGTGATTGATATAacagggaaaaaaataaagagaaaagggGTTATAGTTTTGACATGTTTTTTAAAGTGTTCTTTAAGGGTTGAATTGTgttatgagaataaaaaaaaaacgaatcTAAAGTTGAAGACTTTGAAAGGGGTGGCGATGATGGAGGTGGAACATTatggtggtgatgatgatggTTTTGTAATGTGAAGTCATGACAAAATCTGAGGTTTAAATGGGGTTGTGGGGAAATTCAAAAAGGTCCAAAAATctttaataataatgaattgAGATGAGAACGCAAACACGAAGTCAAGTTAAGGCATCATGGAAAAATCtacttaatttgttttctgaaattatggtagtagtaattaaaattgaaacttcATGTTTAGtttccattatttatttattttttaaaaaagcatcACATGAACTAGTAGTTGGGGGCAATAAATTTGTTTGATCCGTGTTGAAGGGACAGAGTTTGGTCTGAGTCTTGGAAGGGTACGTGGCAGTTTATAGGAAATGTGTTTACTTATTGcatcaaaccaaaccaaataaCATTTGAGTCCCTGCACTGCAAAATACTACCAAACACcattgctttcttttctttccccaTCCTTCCACCACAAATGTTTCATTTCATTCTTCGTGTCACCCAAAAATCCTTTTCTTCAATTGCTTCAAGGGGTTCAAATGGTAgaatatcttcttctttttttatagtagagtatttatcttttgaattttgttagGGATATGGATAAAGCGGTCAATGTGAGTTACTCCTACTTTGTCAACCAGTTTGTCTCGTGGGAGGATTAGATAGTTAAAATGTTGACCagatttgtgtaatttttaaatccataaaaatcaaagacTCACGCACTCGTTTTAATCAACATGAATTTATGTAATATTTAGTgggattaacatttttttacttaacaaaatcataaaaatactcTCGTCTTGGCATCTTATCCACGACTAAAAAGTAGCACGATTGAAAAGTAAACAAACAATTTGAGACAAAAAATGCCATTCTATCGTACATGCCGTACTCCCTCGTCGTCTCCAATTACAAATCGTTGGGTCGGTTGGGGGCAGGGTTAATAATTTATCAACTTAAATTTTACTCCATTTGATTGCAAGACTTTTAGAAAAATACTTTTcacatcatcattttttttttgtaagaaaaaaattatattatattaataaggtGAAACAAAAAACCACAAGGAGTGACCTTCCTTTCACAAGATTAATTACAACAAAATCCATACAAaccaaatataaacaaatattacCTCTAGCAACGGCTCAATACAATAAAGAGTGAATACTCTCTAACAAGATCATGGtgacttaaaaaaatgatataaataatattttttacttcaattgtactagaaagtatttttaatattagttccTTAGTAATCGATTTAGAATGTAGATATATTtccaaatttattaaatttcatcCCATACtttcaaattgttttaacttaaaagtaatttttaatttacattaatttttactaCAATCTATCTAGAATGTTCAATCTAGAATgttgacataattttaaattttttagattcTAAATCTGGCTTTCTACATTGATTATATGATGAACCAACCTGAAAAGtgactttttattttgatttgttataCAATAGATGTAGAAAGTACTATTATATCGCAATCTTGTTCATGCCAAAGCCTTTCACTCTAAATAGTACATCGTTTCTAACTCAGGTCTCAAATAGTAGAAAGCCTTCCCACACACTCCATTCTTGTCATTTCAACCCTTTAATCACTGTTATAGTCTGATTTTTGTTGTCGTTTCATTCTTGTTCTCGTGGCCACTATCCAATAGGTGTGTTCTTGTTCTTTGTTACATgatttctctttctctgtttgtTTTTCGTGTTATATTATTTAGTGTTTCCTACTATTGTGTTTTGTCTCTGTTAGTGTGTGTATCTTTTGTTATGTTGTCGTTCTATGTTAATGCATGTGGGTTAGTATGTTTGTCATTGTTAGTGCATGTTTAGgacctaaaaaatattataaaattggtACATATTAGTGCATGTGTGTTAGTGAGTATGCTAGCCAATTGCCATTGTTGGTTTTTGTTCCCCctgtattttctttatttttattaatgtattaGGTTAGGACATTTTACTTAGTATAATAGAGACTCCTGACCTCATCCTACAAATTCTGAGTCAGGTAGCCAATCTACAACCTCAACAATGGTAGATGTGGTACACAGTTGAAGGGAATGGTTCTAGCCTCAACCATGATAATGGTGAGGAAACATAGCcaaaatgattttgattaatctaGAAACATGTTGGGGCCAAAAAGTAATATGCATGTTTAAGTGTTATTCTATAACCCTTTCGGGATGAAGGCAAGCATACTAAAAAAATCAGTGAGATGACATAGAGGAGCGTGTGAAATAGGAGAATTGGCAGAGTACAACAATGCTGTGTAACTTCATTTGTAactattttgtaattaattttaatatttattacagTAGTGCATTTgaattatcataataaaaatatttatttttataaatttaattttacgaaaataaacatttatcttaTGTATTGAAAATGCTAAAATATTCGTTTAACAAATcaacataataatttaaaaaaatgatttttttttcaacttgttATGGAGCACATCCTAGATTAAGTTATATTAAGAATATTTTGGTTTCTTTAATGATAGTAACGCGACCTGAAAGCTTTCTATGGCTAACCCATATTtactgagaaaaatcaaaagtcAAGTCTTCTTTTCTTTAATGCGGTTCTGTATTTGTGGTGATTATCAAGAGTGGAAGTTCAAATCCAACAGTTCGTGTTTCCTTTACGTGACGGGGATTAGTGATCGAATAACAACGTTTATCAATTCAAATCAAACTTTGACTAAAGAAATGTGTAATTAGCTTAGCTAGCAAGGCGTCGATAATTTGTGAAGCCATATTCAAGTCATTAATTTATCTTATCCTTGGAATtcacataattaataatatttttatgactTTGATTTATATTGGATCCAATAGCACGATTTGATTATTCATAGTCATATGCTAATTAATCTTCACATACACACTCACACTCAGCCTAGCTACACACTACTCTATCAAATCAAGCACAATGTGTGATCATAGTCATATATGCTAAATGCTACTAATTATAATCTTCTCTCTCCCCTCATGGAACTAATCCTGAATCAAATCATGCATGCTAGACTAGAATCCAAGGAACAAAACGTGTGTTCAAATGGGTTAGCGATTCTTTCTCAGTATTGACAAGACATGTTATAAGATTAAAGCGTGCCTAATTTGCTGGGACTATATAGAAGAAAATTGTACATAGCTAAATGACACAAACTTTTAAATCACCAATCAAATGAGTAGTGATTTTATATTGCTGTGAAGAAATAGAGAGCACTCCAAGCCACGAATTTTGGCTTTTTGTAACTTGGGTTGGGTGGAAGAGTCAAAACCACCCTCAATTGAATGAAGCAGTTCTCTGACATCTATGTCATCATCAAACATAGCATGCGCGTAGTAGTGAGTGACACAAAGTAGCATAGGCAAGGATAATTTGACCTAATGAATTAATTTCCTGAAAGCACAGCTTTAATATGGTACAAGTAATATTGTAGACTTGTAGTAATTGTTTCTCTATAAACCCTAAAAATGGGAAAATTTAAAGCTGAAACCTGGGCATGAGGAACATTCATGTTTCTCCTTCTGAATCTTTGTCCCCAAGAAATAACCTATAATTGTCCGGCTATTAttgcatttttgttttgaaggcAAATGGTAAAGGAGAGCCCACATACGTGGCTTTTTTGCTATTGAATTTGCGGTAAGTGAAGCATGTTACTAGTATGATGTTAATGTTATTATTACCATCCAGTCAACTTTTCACATTAATTCAAGGGTGTCAACAGGACAAGTTGTTTTTTGCAACTTGCATTGGAGGATAAATAGACCATATGATCAGATTTCTTGATTTTAGTTTAGGAAGTATTCCCACTAATTTTAAACATAaacataagaagaaaaatatgatattgttatttaaatgagttatttatcttaaatatatttatgagtCTTACAATAtcacataaatttaaaagttttatacaaaaaattaatttaatattaaagttATTAAAATGAGTGTTTAACTTGaatcacattaaattttataattaaaaataattttataattaataagaatgaattaaataatgattatttatataaataactcaCAGTCAAATCATTTGCTCcgataataaagataaaaacttgTTAAGCAACTTATGAAATACCTTAGAAATGTTCTAACTAATAAAGTTAGTTAAGGATATTTAA
This region includes:
- the LOC114386506 gene encoding zinc-finger homeodomain protein 11-like — protein: MDLTKDTNSQTPPQPNTTTNGSLKHHHHHPTTVSPPQQPPSTTVFYKECLKNHAASIGGHALDGCGEFMPSSSSNPNEPRSLTCAACGCHRNFHRRRDTQENHHRSNSRPNFISFYHSPPLSRHGPGLSPTPSPMSSPSPPPISHHFPPSSHHFQGPIPAHGLLGLGNENHHHHMSFNFNSSSHSTQGNTSGKKRHRTKFSHEQKQKMYNFAEKLGWRMQKAEEGLVQDFCNEIGVSRGVFKVWMHNNKNTSARNKSLEPGEKINGTGTHSNNNNNHPYNTNSTNDDTH